In Rhodanobacter humi, the genomic stretch TTCTCCACGCCCTGCTTCAAGGTGACGTCCACCATGCCGCAGCCGTGGCAGCCGCCGCCGAACTGCAGCTTCACCACGCCTTCGGCGTCGACTTCCAGCAGCGTGACGCGGCCGCCGTGCGAGGCCAGCCGCGGATTGATCTCCGACTCGATCACGTAGCGCACGCGCTCGATCACCCCGGCTTCCAGCCCCGGCACGTCGCCCTTGATCTTCGGCGCGCGGATGTTCAGCAGGCCGCCGGTGGCGTTCGGCTCGAAGTCGATGCTGGCGCCATCCAGCCACGACGCACTGTCGCCCTCGACATGGAAGTCGAAACCGGCGCACTCGATCGTCCACTCGTTGCCGAGCAGCTCGGCCGGCTCGCAGAACTCCAGCTCGCAGTTCGCCGCCGGCGTACCGGGCGCGGTCACGTGCAGGCGGATGCCCAGTCCCTCGCTGCCCTGCTGCGCCAGCAGGCGGAGGAAATGCTGCTGCGCGCGTTCGGAAATCTCGATCATGCTTCACCTGTGGCGGATATTGCGACGGCGGCGCCAACACCATCCGCCGAATCAGCACCATTTTAGTACGGTTTCATGCCGGCCAGCAGGTTTTGACATTTGCGCGCGCAACTTCGACGCTGCGCGCCTTGTCTTTGCCTTCCGATGGAGCGCCCATGAACATCCACGATTTCGCCAACCAGCATTGCCAGCCGCGCAAGGGCAAGGAGCACGCGCTGAGTGCGGACAAGATCACCCAGCTGCTGCAGCTGCTGCCGGGCTGGGGGCTGAGCGCGGACGGCCGCGCCATCGTCAAGGACTTCCGCTTTCCGGATTTCCGCCACACGCTGGGTTTCATCAACGCGGTGGGCTACATGGCGAACCACGAGGATCACCATCCCGACATCGAAGCCGGCTACGGGCATTGCCAGTTGCTGTGGTCCACCCACGACGTCGGCGGCCTCTCGCTCAACGACATCATCTGCGCGGCCAGGGTCGAGGCGCTGCTGGCGCGCTGAGCGTGCGGCGATCCCCTACGTCGACGATGCGCCGCTGGCTGGCCGCCGCAGGCTTCGCGTTGCTGGTGGCGCTGCTGCTGTCCGGTCTGCGCGGACTGGCCGCGCGCATCACCGCGGGCCACCTGCAACACACGGCGGATCGGCAACTGGCCCTGATCGAGCATGGCCAGCCGCTGTGGCAGTGGCGGCTGCGCCAGCCGCACGACCTCGTCGCCGGCCGCGCCTTCGGCGCCGCCGACGTGCAGCGCGCCGGCGATGGCCTGCGCATCCGCAGTCGCGACGGCACGCCGTTCGAACTGGGCCTGCCGGTGAGCGGCATGCTCGATCCGGGTCACTGGCCGTTGCTGGCGCTGCACGGCGAAGCCGATGCGCCGTTCCGGCTGGGCGTGACATGGCGGCCACGGTTGGGGCAACCGGGTTGCCTCGGCTGGCAGGACGCACCGATCGCGGCTGGCCCGCTGCGCGTCGTGATCGATCTGCGCCAGTTGCACTGGCAGGCTGCCGACGGCAGCAGCTGCGCTGCGCCACAACGCATCGAGATGCTGCGGCTGCAGCTGGCGTTGCCCGCCGGCGCGTCGCTGCATCTGGACGAAGTGGCGCTGGGTCGCGAGGCTCCCCTGCCCGCACCCACACGGCCCTCGCTGCAGCTGTCGCCCGATCCCGCGGTGGCCTCGCGGCAACTCGCCGATCCCGCCTTGCCGGCCGCGCCCTGGATCGCCCTGCCGACCGGCGCCTCGGCCGAGACGCAACTGGCCCTGCGCCAGTTGGTCTGGTGGCAGCGGCCGGGCGCCCTGATTCTTCCGCATGGCGACACGCCGATGACCGCGGGCGAATCCGGCAACCGTGGCTGGCTGGCGTGGGTCGGCACCATCGGCTATCTGCTGGCGCTGGCCGGGCTGGCCTGGTGGTCGCCGCGCCTGCGTCGGCGCCGCTGGCTGGAACTCGCCGCCTGCCTGGCCGGGCCCTTGTGGCTGGTCATCGGCCTGCGGCTGGGCCTGCGCCTGTCGTTGCCCGGCTTGCTGTGCTTCGCCGGCGCCTTGTTGTTCGCGGCGCAGGCCGAGTGGCGGCAGCGCCCGGCCGACTGGCACTGGCTGGGCGATTGGCGCGCCTGGCTGATGCCGTTCGCCCTGCTGCCGCCGACCCTGCTGCTGATCGCCGGGTACGGCGGACACTGCACGGCACCCACGCCAGGCCATGTGCTGACCTACCTGCTGTGGGCGATCCTGCAGCAATGGCTGATGCTGGCCGTGGTGCTGCGCCGCCTCGAAGGAGGCCGACTGCACCCGGCCTTTGCCGTGCTGCTCGCCGCCCTCGTGTTCGCCCTGATGCACACGCCGAACGGCATTCTGATGCAGCTCTGCCTGCTGGCCGAGCTGTGGTGGGCGTGGTGCTTCCGACGCGCGCGCGCGCTGCTGCCGGTCGCTGCGGCGCATGCGGTCTGCGCCCTGCTGGTGGAAGCCGGTCTGGTGGGCGGCCTGCTGCGTTCGCTGGAGGTCAGCGCCCGTTTCTTTCTTTAGCCGCGGCCTGGATGTACGGCAGATGTTTGCCCTTCACCGCCAGCACGTCGAGGAAGGTCTTGAGGTCATCCGGCAGCGGCGCGGAAAAGCTGTACAGGCGCCCGTCCAGTTCGAAACTGAGATGCGCAGCGTGCAGGAACAGCCGCTGCAACCCCATTTCGCGGAAACGCTTGTTCATCTCGCGGTCGCCGTACTTCGGATCGCCCGCCAGCGGATGGCCGACATGGGCGGCATGCACGCGGATCTGGTGGGTGCGGCCGGTGCCCAGCGTGGCCTGCATCAGGCGGGCGCCGGGGTATTGCTCCATCTCGCGGAAGAAGGTCAATGCCGGCTTGCCGTCCTCGCTGACCCGCACCATCCGCTCGCCGCCCTGCAGGACGGATTTGCGCAGCGGCGCGTTGACGTCGAACTTCGCCTTGGACGGATGGCCGACCATCAGGCACAGGTACTGCTTGGTGACCTCGCCGGCACGGATCGCCGCCTGCAGGCCAACCAGTCCCGCGCGCGACTTGGCCAGTACCAGCACGCCGCTGGTATCGCGATCCAGGCGATGCACCAGTTCCAGCGACTCATGCGGGCGCGCCGCGCGCAGCAGCTCGATCGCCCCGTGGCTCACCCCGCTGCCGCCGTGACTGGCGATACCC encodes the following:
- a CDS encoding CPBP family intramembrane glutamic endopeptidase, whose protein sequence is MRRWLAAAGFALLVALLLSGLRGLAARITAGHLQHTADRQLALIEHGQPLWQWRLRQPHDLVAGRAFGAADVQRAGDGLRIRSRDGTPFELGLPVSGMLDPGHWPLLALHGEADAPFRLGVTWRPRLGQPGCLGWQDAPIAAGPLRVVIDLRQLHWQAADGSSCAAPQRIEMLRLQLALPAGASLHLDEVALGREAPLPAPTRPSLQLSPDPAVASRQLADPALPAAPWIALPTGASAETQLALRQLVWWQRPGALILPHGDTPMTAGESGNRGWLAWVGTIGYLLALAGLAWWSPRLRRRRWLELAACLAGPLWLVIGLRLGLRLSLPGLLCFAGALLFAAQAEWRQRPADWHWLGDWRAWLMPFALLPPTLLLIAGYGGHCTAPTPGHVLTYLLWAILQQWLMLAVVLRRLEGGRLHPAFAVLLAALVFALMHTPNGILMQLCLLAELWWAWCFRRARALLPVAAAHAVCALLVEAGLVGGLLRSLEVSARFFL
- a CDS encoding 4a-hydroxytetrahydrobiopterin dehydratase; this encodes MNIHDFANQHCQPRKGKEHALSADKITQLLQLLPGWGLSADGRAIVKDFRFPDFRHTLGFINAVGYMANHEDHHPDIEAGYGHCQLLWSTHDVGGLSLNDIICAARVEALLAR
- a CDS encoding RluA family pseudouridine synthase — its product is MQTATSRDVPHGVRQVAIGPERDGQRIDNALATLLKGVPKSMIYRLLRTGQVRVNGKRAKPDTRLSDGDMLRIPPIRVAERPEGREAPDALVSSVAETVIFEDKHFLVIDKPSGIASHGGSGVSHGAIELLRAARPHESLELVHRLDRDTSGVLVLAKSRAGLVGLQAAIRAGEVTKQYLCLMVGHPSKAKFDVNAPLRKSVLQGGERMVRVSEDGKPALTFFREMEQYPGARLMQATLGTGRTHQIRVHAAHVGHPLAGDPKYGDREMNKRFREMGLQRLFLHAAHLSFELDGRLYSFSAPLPDDLKTFLDVLAVKGKHLPYIQAAAKERNGR
- a CDS encoding NfuA family Fe-S biogenesis protein; this encodes MIEISERAQQHFLRLLAQQGSEGLGIRLHVTAPGTPAANCELEFCEPAELLGNEWTIECAGFDFHVEGDSASWLDGASIDFEPNATGGLLNIRAPKIKGDVPGLEAGVIERVRYVIESEINPRLASHGGRVTLLEVDAEGVVKLQFGGGCHGCGMVDVTLKQGVEKTLRERVPEVTAVRDATDHSGGKQPYYSKHEGKSALG